A genomic region of Gossypium hirsutum isolate 1008001.06 chromosome D01, Gossypium_hirsutum_v2.1, whole genome shotgun sequence contains the following coding sequences:
- the LOC107922646 gene encoding remorin 4.1 — translation MRAIEDKGCYNLGAANEISSSSVSAISFQFHKGNGTTNNRAAQSHQRTTTALGKPTTPSKWDDAQKWLVGLSRSRDKKTHSKAKPRNSNADDRRLIAPVPHKEQDYPSSDEEGGFAAAAVMSPKYEGETKKVDFDDSIWNSVSAVRSICVRDMGTEMTPIASQEPSRTTTPLRATTPAGRSPISSGSSTPVRCQHGGGPCAEDYQAGSGPTSTEGRAETNAAARGHGSNRQESDQARKQSTLETRAIAWDEAERAKYMARYKREEVKIQAWENHEKRKAEVEMKKIEVKAERLKARAKERYANKVAATRRIAEEKRANAESKLNEKAIRTSQRADYIRRTGHFPSSFSFKLPSLCW, via the exons ATGAGAGCCATTGAAGATAAAGGTTGCTATAACCTTGGAGCAGCTAATGAAATTTCAAGCAGCAGCGTGAGTGCCATAAGTTTTCAGTTCCACAAAGGGAATGGAACAACAAACAACCGAGCTGCTCAATCTCATCAGCGAACTACTACTGCCTTAGGGAAGCCAACAACACCTTCAAAATGGGATGATGCGCAGAAATGGCTTGTGGGACTGTCGAGAAGTAGAGACAAAAAGACCCACTCCAAAGCCAAACCTCGAAACTCCAACGCCGATGATAGAAGACTAATAGCTCCTGTGCCACATAAGGAACAAGATTATCCAAGCAGTGACGAGGAAGGAGGCTTTGCTGCTGCTGCAGTAATGTCACCTAAATACGAAGGAGAAACCAAAAAGGTTGATTTTGATGATTCTATTTGGAACTCTGTGTCAGCTGTTAGATCAATATGTGTGAGAGATATGGGGACTGAGATGACCCCTATTGCAAGCCAAGAGCCATCAAGAACAACAACACCCCTAAGAGCCACCACTCCTGCTGGAAGAAGTCCTATATCTTCAGGATCTTCCACCCCTGTGAGGTGCCAACATGGAGGAGGACCTTGTGCCGAGGATTATCAAGCAGGTTCAGGCCCAACATCGACTGAGGGAAGGGCTGAAACTAATGCCGCTGCCAGGGGTCATGGTTCAAATAGACAAGAATCAGATCAAGCTAGGAAGCAGAGCACTTTAGAAACTCGAGCTATAGCTTGGGATGAAGCTGAACGTGCCAAATATATGGCAAG GTATAAGCGTGAAGAAGTGAAGATACAGGCCTGGGAAAATCACGAAAAGAGGAAAGCTGAAGTGGAAATGAAGAAAATAGAG GTGAAGGCTGAGAGATTGAAAGCTCGGGCAAAAGAAAGATATGCAAACAAAGTCGCAGCCACAAGGAGAATAGCTGAAGAGAAACGTGCAAATGCAGAATCAAAGCTAAACGAGAAAGCTATAAGGACATCTCAAAGGGCGGATTATATAAGGAGAACTGGTCATTTTCCTTCTTCCTTCTCTTTCAAGTTGCCTTCCCTTTGCTGGTAG